The genomic stretch CGGAGGCGGCAGTTCGGCTACCTCGCCGATTGCCGCGGCAATTCAGACGAACGTCAAATCGACCGTTCAATCCGCGATTTCCACCGCTGGCGCCACTTCGCTCTACGTCCGGATGGACTTCGATGCTTCCGATATTTCCTCGCTGAGTTCGCTGACGCTGCAAATGCAATACGACTCGGGGTATGTCGCTTATCTGAACGGCGTCGAGGTGGCCAGCAGCAACGCGCCGGCAAATCCGACGTGGAACTCGCAGGCTTTGGAGTATCGCAACAGCCAAGTGCAATCGACCACTTTCGAAGACGTCGATCTTTCGTCGTTCTTGAATCCCGACACGACCGGCGCGCTGACGGCGACCGGCAACGTGCTGGCGATTCAGGTGCTGATGGCATCGCCGAGCGATCAGAGCCTGTTTGTGATGCCGGCGCTCTCCGAGATTTCGATCGCGCAATCCGGCTTGCACTTCTTCAACCAGCCTTCGCCGGGAACCTACAACACGGTGGGCACCTGGGAACCCGATCTGACGTTCAGCGTTCAGCATGGTTTCTACAGCGCGCCGTTTGCGTTGACGTTGTCGACGAGCATCTTCGGCGCGAAGATTTACTATACGACCGACGGTTCCGCCCCGAGCGCAACCAACGGCACGCTCTACAGCGGCCCGATCGCGATTTCCACGACGACCGATGTCCGCGCCGTCTCGATCATCGATGGAAACGCCGGCATCGTCTCGACCGAGAGCTACATCTTCCTCGCGGATGTGATCAATCAGCCGTCCGATCCGGCTGGATTTCCGACGACTTGGGGCGACAACGGCAGCGGCGAACCGCAGCCGGCCAACTACGGGATGAATCCCGCGATCACGCAAAATCCGCTGTACTCCGCCGGGTTGGAACAAGATCTGTTGTCGTTGCCCACGATTTCAATCACGACGGCGATCCCGAATCTCTTCTCGAGCAACTTGAGCCCGAGCACCAACTCCGGAATCTACACGAATCTGGATAATCTCGAGCAGAGCAATGGAGTCCAACTGGAGGTGCCGGCGTCGTTCGAGTATTTCAACTCCAGCGGTTCGATCAGTTTGCAAATCAACATGGGCCTGCAGATGGAAGGGGCCGTCGGACGAGATCCGCAATACGAGGACCACAATTTCCGGGTGCAGTTCTCATCGGCGTATGGGCCGTCCAGTCTCGATTTTCCGCTGTTTCCCGGCGACTCCGTCACTTCGTTCGAGAATATCGATCTGAAGGCCGGTTTCAACGATTCATTTGCCTGGGCCGGCTCGGGCAATGCGCCGGGCGACGCGGCGCAATACATGCGCGACATTTTCGCATCGAACAACATGCTGGCGATGAACGAACCGGGATTCCATTCGCAATACGTGTTCCTCTATATCGACGGGTTGTTCTGGGGCATGTATGAGATGATCGAGCGCCCCGACGCCGATTTCGCGGCGGCCTATCTGGGCGGCTCGCCCTCGCAATACGAAGCAAACAACGATGGCCACGAAGTCGACGGCAGCGCGACGAACCTGCCGTATTGGAATGAGCTGATGAATTTCCCCAGTTCGAACAATATGAACACGCTTGCGGCCTTCGAGCAGATCCAGGGAAACAATCCCAACGGCACGCCGAACTCGAGCTTCACCGATCTTCTCAACATGAACGATTACATCGACTACATGTTGAACAACCTCTATATCGGCAATACGGACTGGCCCTGGCACAACTTCTACGCCGCCATCGATACCGCCGACCCGACCGGTTTCGATTTTTTCAGTTGGGATGCGGAAATGTCGCTCGGGATCGACAATGGCGGCTTCGACAGCAGCCTCAATGTGAACGTGCTGGGCCTTGGACGCGATGGGTCCTCGACCTATTCCGGCGGCAACGGCGTGGCGGCGCTGTATGTCGACATGGCGTCGAATCCCGAATTCGACATGGCGTTTGCCGACCAGGTCCAGCAAATGTTTTTCAACAGCGGCGCGCTCTCGCCGGCTGCCACGATCGCGCGCTACCAATCGCAGATCAACACGATCGAACAGGCGATGGTCGCCGAATCGGCCCGCTGGGGCGATATTCCGACCAGCGCCGGTCCGATCCCCAACACCGAGGCGGGTTGGCTCAACGAAGCCGATTGGATCGTCGACACGTATCTGCCGCAGCGCACCAGCATCGTGCTCGCGCAATTGCAAGCCGCCGGTCTGTATCCCGATATTTACGCGCCGGATTTCTATGTCAATGGCGTCGACCAGTATGGCGGCACGTTCAATCCGGGCGACCACCTGACGATGTCGGCCTCGGGCCTGCCGGCCGGCGCTGTGATCTACTACACGCTCGACGGCACGGATCCTCGGCTCGTTGGCGGCGCCGTGAACACCGCCTCCGACGTGTACACCTACCTCCCCGGCCAATCTGCCCCGATCACGCTCGCGCAAGGCGAAGAAGTCCGTGCCCGCGTCTACGACAATGGCGCCTGGAGCGCCATTTCCGAAGCCGAATTCATCGTGAACCTTTCGTCGATCCGCGTCACGGAAGTCATGTACGATCCGCTCCCGGCCACGCAAGCTGAAATCAACGCGGGCTACACGAGTGTCGACGGCAAGGAAGATTTCGAGTTCATCGAGATTCAGAACACGAGTTCTGGCGCACTCCCCTTGCAAGGCTTGCAATTCACCAACGGCGTCACGTTCTCGTTCCCGAATGTCACCGTCGGCGGCGGCGATTACATGGTCGTCGTTGCCGATGAAGCGGCGTTTGATATCCGATACGGCGCCGAATTGGACGCCCAATTCGGAGCCGATTGGCAAAGCTTGATCGTGGCGGGCGAGTATTCGGGCCACTTGAGCAACAGCGGCGAAGAGTTGACGCTGACTTCGCCCGACGGCGGCGTCGTCCAGGATTTCACCTACAGCCCCGATTGGTATGCCCAAACGGCGGGTGGCGGGTTCTCGCTGCAGATTCGCAGCACCGCGCAAGGGGCCGCGCTCTGGAGTTCGGCCAGCGGCTGGGAGCCAAGCGGCGAGTTGAACGGCACTCCAGGCACCGGCGAATTGCTTTCGATTCCGCTGCCCGGCGCCATCGTGGTGAACGAAGTGCTCGCCAACCCGATCATCGCCGGCGGCGACCTGATCGAGCTGCACAACACCACGTCGCAACCGGTGAATGTCGGCGGCTGGTGGCTCAGCGACAGCAACTCGAATCTGACGATGTATCAGATCGCCGCCAACACGATCATCGCCCCCTACGGCTATCTGGTCGAAAGCGATGCACACAATTATGGTCCCGGCTCGGGCGATCCCGGCGCAGACACGCCGTTTGTCTTGAGCCCTGACGGCTTCGACATCTTGCTTTCGTCGAACGACGATGGCGCCGCCGGCGGCTATCAAGAAAGCCAGGCGTTCGGCGCCACGCCGCTGGGCATCTCCGCCGGTCTGCTCGCCGACTCGACGGGCAGCACGGATTTCGTGCTCCTTTCGAGCCCGACCTTCGGCACCGAACCGAATTACACCGGCGCCGCCAATGTCGCGACGGCGTACGTTTCACCGATCGTCATCAACGAGCTGATGTACGATCCGTCGCAGCCGACCGCTGCCGAAACGGCGGCCGGCTTCACCGACAGCGACGATTTCGAGTTCATCGAACTCTACAATCGCTCTTCGACTCCGCAATCGCTCACCAACTACTATCTCGGTAGCGGAATCGGCTTCACATTCGGCTGGTATTCGGATGGCGATCCCGGCGAATATTGGACGCTGGAACAAGGCGCCACCGCCACCTGGACCACCGACGCCCTCGGCGCCGGCACGTACACCGTTTACGCCGACTATAGCCTCACCGATCAGACTGGCGCCGCGCGCAAGGTCGATAGCGACGCCCAATACACGATCCTCTATCCCGGCGGATCACAGACGGTCACGATCGATCAAAGCACCGCCGTCGACGGCAAACTCGATCTGGGCAGCATCACCACGACCGGCGCCGGACAGATTCAAGTCGAGCTGACTCGCGGCGCATCGGCCAGCGCGACGGAATGGACGATGGCCGATCAGGTCGAATTCGTTTCGTCGGCCGTCGATCTTACGGTCGGCAATCCGGCGGTGGACTCTTTCTCGATGCAAAGCGGCCTGACCACGCTCGCTCCGGGCGGATATGTCGTTTTGGTCAGCGACTACGCGGCATTCAATTTCCGCTACGACATTGCGGCGAACGATATTCCCGTTGCCGGCGTCTATTCGGGCCATCAAAGCAACAGCGGCGAATTGATCGCCCTCGAAGAAGCCGGCCCCGCGAATCCGACCACCGGGTTCGTTCCCTACTACCAAACCGATCTGGTCGATTACGGCGATGATTCGCCTTGGCCGACCATCGCCGCCGGCGAGGGACCGTCGCTCGTTCGGCTCCGCCCGGCCGATTATGGCAACGACCCCGACAATTGGATGGCGGGCAATGTCGGCGGCACGCCGGGCGCCGTGAATATCGCCTACGATCCGATCGCCCCCACCGTGCCGGCCAATCTCGCCGCCGTTGCCAATGCCAGCAGCGGCGCGATCGTGCTTTCTTGGACCGCCTCGGCCGATCCGCGCAGCGACGTGGCCGATTATGTGATCTATCGAGACGGCACGGCCATCGGCACTTCGGAAACAACCTCGTTCACCGATACGACTGTCACCACGGCCACGAACTACACCTTTACCGTCAGCGCCGTCAACCGCGACGGCGTCGAAAGCGATCAGTCGTCGTCGATCGTTGCCGCATTGCCGGGCATCACTTCCTACGACTGGATCGACCCGAACGATATCGAAATCTACTTCAACGAGCCGCTCACCTCGGCCTCGGCCGGCACGCTCGCGAATTATTCGATCAGCGGCGGAATCACGTTCACCGCCGTCGCGCTTTCGCTCGACGACACGAAAGTCACGCTGACGACCAACACGGCCCTCGCCGCCGGCAATGCGTTCACGATTACGATGCATAATCTGGCCACCGCATCCGGCGACATATTGCCGAGCACGGTGCAGCTTTCGGGCATCTTCCAATACCCGACCGGCACGATTCTGGATCAAGTCTGGGACAATCTGGACGGCGGCGACACCGTCGGCGATCTTACGAATCCGGCATTGAATCCCGATTATCCGAACAATCCGACCTATTCGACGTATCTGACTTCCTTCGAAGCCCCCAATACCACCGGCATCGACGACTACGGCCAGCGAGTTCAAGGCTATATCTATCCGCCCACGACGGGCTACTACACATTTTGGATCGCCAGCGACGATGAGAGCGAGTTGTTGCTCTCGACCAATGCGAGTCCGGCCAATGCGGTGCAGATCGCCTATGTGTCCTCGTACACGGCCTATCGGCAATGGACCGCGGAGTCGAACCAGCAATCGGCGCAGATTTATCTCGTCGCGGGGCAGCGCTATTACATCGAAGCGCTGATGAAGCAAGGGGACGGCGGCGACAATCTGTCGGTGGCCTGGCAAATTCCGGGAACCACGTTCAACACCAGCAGCGGCGGACCGATTCCCGGCACGTAT from Pirellulales bacterium encodes the following:
- a CDS encoding lamin tail domain-containing protein, translating into MAAKNRAARSRRRRLSSSDQGSSKRARLSQVHRLGLEWLEYRRMLTTSPIIISEIAPAAVSNVVDSAGVAADWLEITNTSSTQAVNMNGWKLEYGNSSPTIWTFPNMTLGPGEARVIFCDSNSQTDPTQELHTNFNLSKSGKDLELVDNLGDVISSYEPYPASTSGISYGIGEIVNETSIIPVGATATYYAPTNGSLGTTWTEPSFNDSTWASGPTGLGYAQSNGFATTLYKANTGSVANLAQAETVIDTSSEESSVTSDTESVLNFMDTGGGGNFGSDNPFPGMTVGEGSSYYVLTATGTITIPSSGYYTFGASSDDGFSMTLTGANFFDGANTTTASGSTMASDELQGPTNTFATTYLTAGSYPVNLTYYQNAGGAEFEFFAEASSASGVITFNSNFQLVGNTSAGGLAVTSVPFAGGGSSATSPIAAAIQTNVKSTVQSAISTAGATSLYVRMDFDASDISSLSSLTLQMQYDSGYVAYLNGVEVASSNAPANPTWNSQALEYRNSQVQSTTFEDVDLSSFLNPDTTGALTATGNVLAIQVLMASPSDQSLFVMPALSEISIAQSGLHFFNQPSPGTYNTVGTWEPDLTFSVQHGFYSAPFALTLSTSIFGAKIYYTTDGSAPSATNGTLYSGPIAISTTTDVRAVSIIDGNAGIVSTESYIFLADVINQPSDPAGFPTTWGDNGSGEPQPANYGMNPAITQNPLYSAGLEQDLLSLPTISITTAIPNLFSSNLSPSTNSGIYTNLDNLEQSNGVQLEVPASFEYFNSSGSISLQINMGLQMEGAVGRDPQYEDHNFRVQFSSAYGPSSLDFPLFPGDSVTSFENIDLKAGFNDSFAWAGSGNAPGDAAQYMRDIFASNNMLAMNEPGFHSQYVFLYIDGLFWGMYEMIERPDADFAAAYLGGSPSQYEANNDGHEVDGSATNLPYWNELMNFPSSNNMNTLAAFEQIQGNNPNGTPNSSFTDLLNMNDYIDYMLNNLYIGNTDWPWHNFYAAIDTADPTGFDFFSWDAEMSLGIDNGGFDSSLNVNVLGLGRDGSSTYSGGNGVAALYVDMASNPEFDMAFADQVQQMFFNSGALSPAATIARYQSQINTIEQAMVAESARWGDIPTSAGPIPNTEAGWLNEADWIVDTYLPQRTSIVLAQLQAAGLYPDIYAPDFYVNGVDQYGGTFNPGDHLTMSASGLPAGAVIYYTLDGTDPRLVGGAVNTASDVYTYLPGQSAPITLAQGEEVRARVYDNGAWSAISEAEFIVNLSSIRVTEVMYDPLPATQAEINAGYTSVDGKEDFEFIEIQNTSSGALPLQGLQFTNGVTFSFPNVTVGGGDYMVVVADEAAFDIRYGAELDAQFGADWQSLIVAGEYSGHLSNSGEELTLTSPDGGVVQDFTYSPDWYAQTAGGGFSLQIRSTAQGAALWSSASGWEPSGELNGTPGTGELLSIPLPGAIVVNEVLANPIIAGGDLIELHNTTSQPVNVGGWWLSDSNSNLTMYQIAANTIIAPYGYLVESDAHNYGPGSGDPGADTPFVLSPDGFDILLSSNDDGAAGGYQESQAFGATPLGISAGLLADSTGSTDFVLLSSPTFGTEPNYTGAANVATAYVSPIVINELMYDPSQPTAAETAAGFTDSDDFEFIELYNRSSTPQSLTNYYLGSGIGFTFGWYSDGDPGEYWTLEQGATATWTTDALGAGTYTVYADYSLTDQTGAARKVDSDAQYTILYPGGSQTVTIDQSTAVDGKLDLGSITTTGAGQIQVELTRGASASATEWTMADQVEFVSSAVDLTVGNPAVDSFSMQSGLTTLAPGGYVVLVSDYAAFNFRYDIAANDIPVAGVYSGHQSNSGELIALEEAGPANPTTGFVPYYQTDLVDYGDDSPWPTIAAGEGPSLVRLRPADYGNDPDNWMAGNVGGTPGAVNIAYDPIAPTVPANLAAVANASSGAIVLSWTASADPRSDVADYVIYRDGTAIGTSETTSFTDTTVTTATNYTFTVSAVNRDGVESDQSSSIVAALPGITSYDWIDPNDIEIYFNEPLTSASAGTLANYSISGGITFTAVALSLDDTKVTLTTNTALAAGNAFTITMHNLATASGDILPSTVQLSGIFQYPTGTILDQVWDNLDGGDTVGDLTNPALNPDYPNNPTYSTYLTSFEAPNTTGIDDYGQRVQGYIYPPTTGYYTFWIASDDESELLLSTNASPANAVQIAYVSSYTAYRQWTAESNQQSAQIYLVAGQRYYIEALMKQGDGGDNLSVAWQIPGTTFNTSSGGPIPGTYLAPYGGNLDLTQPAAPANLQAKITGANNQITLSWSPVIDLTSGIADYVIYRNGQEYATTTSTTFTDTQNIASENLDTYEVAAVNWDGIQGAESAAVSLSPLGIASVTTINNTTVAVKFTEPVDPASSQVVANYQIPGLTISSAALQSDGITVLLATSTMTSSSYTVSVRNVDTLEGQLIPTLSDSFTNAGVGWAVTVYEGNSNITVSTVETAEQLIETSSDWAVTPIAASPSVINYSTGNTGTEGDFGNDNPLPGQSSVQNNVYNYALTATGQIYIPTAGTYTFDGNTDDGFMLTIVGANFISGTGDTSVSGDSFEYDATRGAADSLGVANFATAGYYSISLVMFNDGGPSGAEISAAAGTQTAFSSSLFHLVGDTVDGGLAMGGFYAPAPFTAAVNPLTTNDTSPSLTGSTNSTSVNLTVRVNGVYYAVTNSNAAWTLPPGDIQPALANGTYTVLVEASSASGQTAFNTDLDQLTIDTAGPTVNVIAPVPSAITTPLSSIAIHFGEPVEGFSLQNVQLTFDGLSAPLAGATLTTTDNQNWTLGNISGLTAQDGSYQLTVNAQGWAVDDASGTALATSATASWSLYTPQVANEDVFYFGSTKWDSAANNGVGDTAANPSVDFGAVATDKTALQP